Proteins encoded together in one Bdellovibrionota bacterium window:
- a CDS encoding DUF4388 domain-containing protein: MATVGESLYSFHLNHFTGQVTLQKDQVIKTIYFKKGTPIYVESTIRSETLGQMLMEHGKLTEDQYRVVIDRMQETGKRQGEIIVELGYLSGYEVFQALTTQAMRKLENCFLLEGANIRSEEGENQLDGIPELSIDFFRTVLDMIYSSSIPEVEELFPKERAVRVTVPAKEYLAQRSLKPGEAKVVRLLDGKRNVQGILGNCGGDPDEAALFIKTLKAFGFLESVDLPPQRFTMPASAVKKEEEAPPPANEETARRVISIQEETTKPSQSASPVYAWALRMDRPYHELLNLPVDSNKFQAKRNYDAIVRELHLDAAVQKYKEKELEIAEKLFDRLTLALTIWSDDKRRQDYLKNLNARKPSDVPSVEIQAEVCVQKARLLILRKHFDMAEAELRKAMELAPKESAYHVELAECLIHRATSEKKPMSDNIEQELRAALKLNSSDERAFFQLGVLAKVSGDVEKAKGYFNKVISLKPNHAQALAEIRLIQRREGGKKSDSTILSFFKKK, encoded by the coding sequence ATGGCGACCGTGGGAGAAAGTCTTTACTCGTTTCATCTCAATCACTTTACGGGACAGGTGACCCTGCAAAAAGACCAGGTCATAAAAACGATCTATTTCAAGAAAGGCACGCCGATCTACGTCGAATCGACGATCCGGAGCGAGACCCTGGGTCAAATGCTCATGGAGCACGGGAAACTTACAGAGGACCAATACCGTGTCGTCATCGACCGCATGCAAGAAACCGGCAAACGCCAGGGAGAAATCATCGTCGAACTCGGTTATTTGTCAGGATACGAGGTTTTTCAGGCCCTTACGACACAGGCGATGCGGAAATTGGAGAACTGTTTTCTCCTCGAAGGCGCGAATATCCGTTCGGAAGAGGGCGAGAATCAACTGGATGGAATTCCCGAACTGTCGATCGATTTTTTCCGCACGGTCCTGGACATGATTTACTCCTCTTCGATTCCGGAAGTGGAGGAACTTTTTCCGAAGGAGCGGGCGGTGCGAGTGACGGTTCCGGCGAAGGAATATCTTGCGCAAAGGTCGCTTAAGCCGGGTGAGGCGAAGGTTGTTCGACTGTTGGATGGGAAGCGAAACGTTCAAGGAATATTGGGAAATTGCGGCGGGGACCCCGACGAAGCGGCTCTGTTCATCAAAACGTTGAAAGCATTCGGATTCTTGGAGAGTGTCGACCTTCCGCCCCAGCGATTCACGATGCCCGCCTCCGCCGTAAAGAAGGAGGAGGAAGCTCCGCCGCCGGCCAATGAAGAAACGGCGAGACGGGTCATTTCCATTCAGGAAGAAACGACCAAGCCGAGTCAATCCGCTTCTCCTGTTTATGCCTGGGCGCTTCGGATGGACCGTCCATACCATGAACTTCTGAATCTGCCGGTCGACAGCAACAAATTTCAGGCGAAACGAAATTACGACGCGATCGTCCGGGAACTTCATCTGGACGCCGCGGTTCAAAAGTACAAGGAAAAAGAGCTTGAGATCGCCGAAAAACTATTCGATCGACTAACGCTTGCGCTGACCATCTGGTCGGACGACAAGCGGCGTCAGGATTATCTGAAAAACCTGAATGCGCGAAAGCCCTCGGACGTCCCTTCGGTGGAAATTCAGGCGGAGGTCTGCGTTCAAAAGGCGCGTTTGCTGATTCTTCGAAAGCATTTTGACATGGCGGAGGCCGAACTGCGTAAGGCCATGGAGTTGGCGCCGAAAGAGTCGGCTTATCATGTCGAACTGGCTGAATGTCTGATACACCGGGCCACATCGGAGAAAAAACCGATGTCCGATAACATCGAACAGGAACTTCGTGCGGCTCTTAAGTTGAATTCCTCGGACGAGCGCGCTTTTTTCCAGCTTGGAGTTCTTGCCAAAGTGAGCGGAGACGTCGAGAAAGCCAAGGGGTACTTCAATAAAGTCATTTCGCTCAAGCCCAATCACGCACAGGCCCTCGCCGAAATCCGCTTGATTCAGAGACGGGAAGGGGGCAAGAAATCGGACAGCACGATCCTCAGTTTCTTTAAGAAAAAATGA
- a CDS encoding polyhydroxyalkanoic acid system family protein: MPEIQVSQTSRENPQQAFERLREYCDTRLILTEIGGLKPTIHWTPKERFGRFEEKGVEGTISVSSHSPCSITVTLDIPFFLVPFKGILAESIRNHLARFA, from the coding sequence ATGCCGGAGATTCAGGTGTCTCAGACGTCCCGCGAGAACCCTCAACAGGCTTTTGAGCGATTACGCGAGTATTGCGACACGCGATTAATTCTCACCGAAATCGGAGGGCTAAAGCCAACAATCCATTGGACTCCAAAGGAGAGGTTCGGCCGGTTTGAGGAGAAGGGGGTGGAGGGGACCATTTCCGTGAGTTCCCATTCTCCATGCTCGATCACGGTGACCCTGGACATCCCTTTCTTTTTGGTCCCTTTTAAAGGAATCCTGGCCGAGTCCATTCGGAATCACCTTGCCCGCTTCGCCTGA